TTAGGTAGCGTATGTTATAGGATACTTCAAAATACGGCGGTATTCAAAGACGAAAAGGACTTTATTGTATTTCTCAAAACCGCGGGGTTTGAAGTATGACAGAATATGCTTACAGAGTAACTGCGGCGGGAAGGATAAATATAATAGGCGAGCATATAGACTATTGCGGCGGCAAGGTAATGCCGGCTGCTTTGTCGTTAAAGAATACCGTATATATTCGTCCCAACGGTACAAATAAAATAAATTTGTCGTGGACTACATTGCCTAACAAAGTTACGTTGGATATAGACAAGTTAGAGATCTACAAAGGCTTAAAATACGGGAACTACCAAGCGGGCGCGGCGTTGATGTGGCAAAGAGCCGGACATAAAATAATCGGTTGCGATATGTTGCAAGATTGCACCGTTCCGTTTGGAAGCGGGCTTTCAAGTTCGGCGGCGATTGAGGTTTCTACCATAGCCGCGCTTGCGACGATAGCGGGCGAGGAATTGGATACAGTCGATATTGCACTCAAAGCGCAGCAAGCCGAAATAGAGTATGCTGGCGTGAATTGCGGGATAATGGATCAATATGCCTCTGCTTGCGGAAGAAAAGACGGAGTGATGCTGTTGGACTGTAACACGTTAAACTGTAATTATTTACCGCTTCAATTGGGGGATTATTCGCTAGTTATAATAAACTGCAATAAGCCACACAATCTTGTACAAAGCAAGTACAACGAGCGTCGGCAGGAAACCGAGCAAGCGTTAAAAATATTGCAATCGGTGTTGCCCATAACATGCCTTGCCGAATTGACCGAAGATCAGTTCAACAAGTATGGGCATATATTAAGTGGCAAAGTCTACGACAGATGTAAGCATATAGTAGAAGAATGTGCGAGAGTAAATCATGCGGCAAGTGCTATGCAAAGCGGAGATATTTCTAGGCTAGGTCAGATTCTTAACGCTTCGCATAAGTCATTAAAGGATCTATATGAAGTGACAGGTAAAGAATTGGACACGCTTGTGTCCGTCGCCCAAAGACATGATGCGTGTATAGGTTCAAGAATGACGGGCGCCGGCTTTGGTGGTTGTACCGTATCTATTGTTAAAAAAGATGGAGTTGAATATTTCAAAAATGCTGTCACAAGAGAATATAAAGAAAAAATCGGTTACGATTGTAAAATATACGATGCCGAAATATCAGACGGTATTACGGTCACAAGCATTTAGGAGATATCTATGGCAACCAAAATGCGAGCGACCAAAACTGTATAACAAAAGAGACAAACATGATATGCATTTGATTTATATAACATTTCGATCTTGAAAAAACTCTCCAACAAATTATTTTCTCGGTTATAGTATTTTTTCTTTCATCTAATACTTTAAAAGCATTTTAAAAAGACTCGCCGTTGTATGAATCAGAGAATAAACCTGAGAACGACAAACTGCGATATGAAGAATGGTTTGGGGATACTTCAATGATGTCGTTATTGGCTATGTGTCTGTATTTTTCGAAAGAATAGGGGGTTATACATCTCATAGCTTTATACATTAAAGGCGAATCCGTCTCCTAATGGAAACGGGTTCGCCTTTAACTTGTTTGGTGAACTTGATGAAACTCGCGTCGAGCCGCAAGATTGGAATATGTGGCGTTATTTCGGCGTATTTAGGGCTGATAGTGCGCTGTGTCGCTAAAATGATTGTACTTGTGCAATGCTTGATATTTAAGCTATTTTATGCTTTAATGAGGATTAGCTTGCTAACGTGGCAAAATGGGTGTATTAATATTTATGCAGTTGACATTTGAATTCGGCACACACTGCGTGACGAATTCGACCAAGTGTAAAAACGCTACGCAATGCGTAGCGTTTTTGCTGTATCTCAGCAAATCCAATATTGGAGGTAAACAATAAATCTTATGTTAAAAAATCAAAAGAACAAATCAGGCTTTGATATGCCGAATTATCAGCTCGAGTCTCTGGCTAGAATTTTGCTCCCGATAATGCGAGAATATCTATCGTCCAAGCAAGGACAAAAAGATTACGTTGAATGGTGCAAGCAACGACAAGCACACCAAAATATTGGAGGAAGACCCTTATATCAAAAAGAAAAATAAACAACACCGGAATACCCGATTTCGTAATTGATTCCCTTGCAAGAGCATTACTGCCTGCTATACAAGCCTACTTTTCCACCGAAGAAGAACAAAGAGATTTCGCGGCGTGGCAAGCCGAAAGGAAACAAAGGCAACTGCATGAAAAATTGAATAACTGAAAAGAATCCCATTAGATTATATATGGATACCCATTGAAAAATACGGAACAGAGAAATCGCCGAAGTGGAGCGGTATATAAATAATATTTACTCCCAAAAGGGACTGCCGATAAGACTATGTTTAGAAAGGCAAAACAGCGATTGCATTAATTTGCAGTCGCTGTCTTTATTATTAATGGGCCATTAGGATTACCAATATAGATAGTTAGAACCATTTAAAAATAGCTAGGATATTGCCATTTCATTTATATAGCACATTTTTTTATTAAATCACAAAGATCTAAACTTAATTTACAAGCATCAACGCGCTCTGCCTCAGTTTTTGATTTATAATCTAACATAAGACATTGTGTTAATGGCGGATGCGGATTCATGCCGGTAATTTTAAGGATGATATTTGATTTATCATTTTTTTCGGCTTCTCGAAGGTCTTTGTCTAAAATCCATATTCTAAATTTTTGTCCTTGCCCGTTCGTTTGCCACACATAACGAAAATCATTGAACATGACACCTTCTAAAGATTCTGTATATACTACAACAGCAGTGATTTTTTTAAAAACTTCAGGATCAACATCAATGCTATTTGCGGCATTTTGATTCGTTAAAATCCCATTTATTTCATTTGTTAATAGTGACCAAGCCTCTAAAAAACTATTCGATTGAAAGTCTCGGTAAGACCAATTGATGTAAAGAAGATTTACTTCGTTTTCCGTAGGATAAGAAAATTTGCTTGCCGCACTATTAAGAAAGTCTTTTAGTTTAAGAACTCTTGGATCTAAATATTTAATGCTATTTTGTTCGCAAAAATGTTTTACTCTCTTTCTTCCATCTTCTGAAAGCAAAATGGTTGGAATAGCTATTTTTTCATTATAGTGCGATTCATGCGGGAAAGAGGGACATTTTACTTCGATATTAACTTGTACGGTCATTTCTTTCTCATTGGGATTTTTTATTGTTTTACATATTCGTTGCCCTATAAGAGTCGCTTCCGGATTTTTCTTGCTATCCAGGTGTAATGTCGGCTCATAAATATATTTATCCCATGGCATAAGTCCATAAAACGATAGAACAGCAATTTCAGACAGCGCTTCAAAAAAACTATCTTCTTGGTAATTAATCTTGCCTGCGGCTAGCTGATTAGCTATAAAATTATCTATTTTAGGGGTCCCAAACTTATTAGCTAAATATTGGAGCTTCCTGGACAAATTAATACAGAAATTTAAGCAAAACGATTCACTATTCATTGAGCCATCTTCATTTACTATTCCAAAAGAATCATAATTATTAGCAATCAATTGATCTTTTCCAACAAAATCATCCAATCTATTTTCAATTGCTCTAATTAGAAAATGATTATCTGAGTATTCGTCGAATAGTCCACGCTCCCAAGCGCTTTTTAAAAAGGTGTAGCAAGGATTATCTCCAAGAGGGAAACTTTGATTTTTTCTTAACATGATTTTACATCCTATATCTTTAAAGTATATCAAAAGCCAATTTGTAAAGTCCATCATATTATCGATAAAGGCGAATCGTCTACTATGCGAAGAGGCTGCTTTGAACTTGTTCAGTGAACTCTTGAACTCGTATCTGGTCGAAAGATTGGAATATGTGGCGTTACTTCGGCGTATTTAAATTGGATTGCGCGTTGTGTCGCCCAAAATGATTTTATAACCGAATAAATATCGCAAGATTATACCTACTTTATAATTAAATCTTTGTGGGTATTGCGTTGCCTTATTGGTTTAAGTTGGTAATCATCAGATGTTTCGTCAATTTCCATTTTATATACTGGAATATGCTGTTTATATGCAATGTTTCTCAATACTAACTCATCCGTGTCTTTTATTTTTCTACCCAAATAAAGCGCACACGGCTTTTTCCATATATTAGTCGTTTGATCTGTTGCATAGTAAGGTGAATTATAACTGACGGTCATACGCCATTCTTTTTCATAGTCCCAATCACTGAATTTACTGACGACAATTTTGGTTTGCATAAAAGTATCGGAACAAGTAACGGTTGACAATACTTTTTCACAGAATTCTTTTGATGCCGGTACGTTAGATAGGATACGTTGTGTAAACGTCAGCTGCATTATGTATCTTGCATATTCAGTGGCGTTTATCCTTTTATCTCTGTAAACTATTGGCAACAATAAATTGGTTTTTGGATCAAAACAAGTTACTCCAAGTTTTTTACATTGCCCGCATTCGTTATATTTTCCGTTTCTAAAATCATATGCTAACGCAAAACCAGAACTATTATTTGTATACTTTCCCCACATGAGTGGTGAACCTATGCGTTCGCTAAACGAAGATATTTTAACTACGTTTTGCACAGATTGAGTAATAAATGGAAATTGTTCCTTAAAGCCTTCCTCCGCCCATAATCTAATTGTTGAACTAATTTGTTTGATTCCATCTTCACCAGCCAATGATATCATTTGTTTAGCATTTTCAATATATTGGCCTCCAAATACTTCATATAAAGTAGGCGGGAGGCTACTACCGTCTTTTAATGCTTGTAAGAATATAAGATTTCCACTTTCGTCAAATAAGCTATGTAAATCCGATAGAATCCCTTTATTATCACTGTATAGTGTTGCATCATAGTCATCATTCATTTTTGCGCCTGTCGCAAACCAAATCTGTTCATTGCGAAATGCGTTTATGTTATTTTCATTACACTCCCGAAATTTATAAAGTTTAGATGGAGTATGCGTTTCAAGCCAGTTTGCTAACGGGCTAAACAAGTCTCGCTGTTCACTTTGCGTAACAGTAGAAGGTGTAAATGTATTATCAATAATTCTTAAATATGCTGCGTAGTCTTTTTCTTTCATGTGCATCAACTCCATTCTCTATACTTTATTATAGCATGAAATCTTATAAAAATCAAGAGAGCAACGATTAGCATAATAGCCATTATAATTAGTTAGAAATAATCTGTTGAAATGTTCCGAGTCGGTGCAATTTCGGTTTTATGATTTGTTAACTTGAATTTTTACTATTGAGATGCTATAATGTTGTTAAGATAATTGGAGCATACGTAAAATCATGAATTATAAACTTAACAATATAAATTATTCGCAAGTTATTCCCAAGTATATCTCAAATATTGAATTAGCTAATGACATACAACATAATATTAATTTCATAGAAAAATATGTTGATATAGTGGAGACGTATTTTGTAGAAGATTCCGATAAGCAACTAGCGTATAAACAACTTGGCATAATGGCATTTTCTTGTGTCGAAGCTTTCTGGAAAAATCTTATTTTGGCAATAAACAATAACTGCGCAAGTCGAAAATGCCATAAGAAATGCAACTATAGGGCGTTTAATTCTTTTGATGAATTAAATAGAGCCTCGCCTCGTCAAGTGTTGTCGCATTTGACGAATGTGCGAATACTGTATGTCCACCCTTTTGAAGAAATTGCCATCGAGGAATTGCAAAATCTAAGAAACCATATCCATTTAACTAGAGTTTTGTCAGACGGAAACAAGGCCACAAAATTCAACAAACAATTTGTCGAAGATATGTTGCGGTTATATTATGTAACAATTAATCAGGCTGAAATGAATGCGTGGTATTATAGCGAAGCTAATCCTTGTTTGCGAGATATGGATGGGGATTCTTACGAAATTAATCGAAAACAACAGCAACAGGAGCGTGAAAGATACTATACCGATAAAACTATTCTTGCGTTGATTGATATATTTTATGAAAAACAAATAAATGAAAAAAATGCCTACTTTCTTAGTTTGCTATCTAATTCTAAGGTTTTAAATGTGGAATATTTAATCGATGATATAGGTAAATGGCTTTATTATGAGGGCGCGCATTTTCGAACAGAAGAATCTTACCAAGAGGCAATTAAAAAGTTTTACTTAGCAATTAGTAAATATGCGCCAAATTATAACTGGGCCGCAAAGATAGAATCTCAAAGAAAATATTATCAGAAGTTTTTTAATGTAGTTAGCTGATATGAAAATGTAATATATCATTAAGTTTGATCATTGGTTTATGATATATTATTTATTATATACACATCTGACATATATAAGTAATATATTTTCACAAAGGCAAAAAGAAGAGACAACTCGAAAGAATTTGAATTGCCTCGTTTTGGTGAACTTTAGCACGGCCCTAGTGAATTAACAAAAATGAATCATTGGAGATATTGTTATTGCTACGGGGAAATATAATTGACTTTTCCTTTTTCTACGATTAAAACAATCTTTTAAATAAAACTCATAATGAAAGAGCAAGACGAAAAATCTTTTTGTGTTGGTCGCCGAGCTTTGGAAAAAATAGAACAATTTTCCACAAAAAGGAAAAATTTCCGACGTTTTTCGTGTAGATATAAATAGGGTCTTTATGCTGAGTTTTTGGTATATTGGCTTGAATTTTTGGTGTGCGAATGAGTGTCGCGTTTTTGAAAGAGGACATATACAAATTACATCTGTCATATTGCCAGCGCTTTTTTTGTGAAACTTTATTTTTGCAGCTGTTTACAAAGTTTTAGCATTATTATTTGTCAAATGGCTTTACAAAAATTGAGTGCTAATTATGATTGAGGTAAACTTCAATTTTATAGGCCTTTATATTTTCTTATCAATACTTGACTTAAAAACATAGATGGTTTATAATAAGGGCAGGTTTAGTGTCCAATTTCAATTTTACATACTATTTATAGGATTCAAGAACTACTAATGTCGGTGATTACAAATGAAAAAAAGATAATAGGCATTGACTTATTCTCTGGTGCCGGAGGATTATCGCTCGGCGCCGAAATGGCGGGAGTTGAAGTTTTATTTGCTGTGGAGAATGACCCATATGCAGCAAGAACTTATAAAATAAATCACCCCAAAACCAAAGTTATTTGTGAAGATATTAGAAAAATCGACAAGCTACCATTTTATAACAGTAACGGGTCTTTAATACTTTTTGGCGGCCCTCCATGTCAGGGTTTTTCAACTTCCAATCAAAAAACACGAAATAAAGAAAACGCGAAAAATTGGTTATTTCAAGAATTTATCCGAATCGCAAATCAACTTGAACCCGATTGGATTGTTTTTGAAAATGTCAAAGGGATTGTAGAAACTGAAAAAGGTTATTTTATTAAGGAACTAACTGGAGAACTTGAACAGCTTGGTTACACATGTACTTCCATGGTATTATGTGCGTCTGACTATGGAATCCCCCAAATTCGATCCAGATTTTTTTTGATTGGTTCAAAAAAAGGTATAAAACCTAAACTACCAGAACCAATTACCACTAAAGTTTCCGTAAGAGATGCAATTGAAGATTTGCCTTCATTACCTAATGGAGCATCTCAAGATGTATTACCATATCCGCTTGAAGCCAAATCCGATTATGCAATACGTTTGAGAAATGGGGGAACATCCTGTAGCGGTAATCTTGTAACAAAAAATTCAGAAATTATAATTAAAAGGTATAACCACATTCCCCAAGGGGGGAATTGGGAAGATATTCCAGATGAATTAATGAAGAATTACACCGATAAATCTAGGTGTCATACTGGTATCTATAGACGACTTTCGGCTGGTGATCCTTCAGTTACTGTAGGGAATTATAGAAAAAGCATGCTGGTGCATCCATGGGAAAATCGTGGGTTATCTGTAAGAGAAGCGGCAAGATTACAATCTTTTCCGGACTCTTACCGCTTTTATGGTATGCTTGGGCATCAACAACAACAGGTTGGGAATGCCGTCCCCCCTATGTTAGCAAAGATAGTCTTCGAGATGATTACAACCATACAATAGGAGAAAAAAGTGAAGACAGTTTACACGCCTCAAGATGGTTTAAATTACGAATTTCAGTTAAGATGGAATCAGGCATTTTTTCCTTCTAGTAATTTAGGCTTTAAGGATGCAAAAGAATTTCCTCATAAACCATATGACCTTTTCGATAAGTATCATAAATTTGAAGATAATATGAATAGCACTTGGCACCCTAAGGTCAATATGGGAGCTGCAGTGGCAGGAGATGGACTTTTAACAGATCATGGAGAATCCCATGTAAAATCTGTAATTATACACGCTAAAGAAATATCTAATGTTTCACTTCTAAACGGCTATGAGATATTCCTTTTATTGGCTGCTATACATTTCCATGATATAGGTAATATGTCAGGTCGTGACCAACACGAAAAAAAGATTGCTGATATTATGGAAAAAATGGGCGATGCACTTCCGTTGGATACTGCAGAAAAGGGATTGGTTTCTGAAATTGCTACAGCTCATGGTGGATATGTTTCTGAAGATCAAAGCAATAAAGACACAATTAGAAATATTTCGTCTGACGACCATTATGGGGGAGTTGTCATAAGGCCGAAATCTTTGGCTGCAATTCTTCGATTTGCGGATGAAGTTTCCGATGATCTATACCGATCCAATCCGAACGGAGTACATGAGCGAAGTGATAACAGCATTTTTCATGCATTTTCGAGCAGTTTAGAACCCATTAGTATAATTGGGGAAACAATATCTTTTCATTTTCGTATTCCATATGATTTAACACAAAAAACCTTTGAAAAAGGTTCAGAGAAATTTTATTTATATGATGAAATAATTGATCGCATGACAAAATGCATGAGAGAGCTTGAATATTGCAAGAAATATGCTAATGGACTTATTAAAATCACTACCATTGATGTTAAGATTGATTTTTTAGACAAAAATTCTCAGTTTCAAACTATCAAAAATGCTGGCGACTCGTTCAGATTAACTATTCATGGTTATCCTAATCCCAAAACGTCGAAATTAACTGACTACTTGGATGCTGGCGATGAAATTATCAATAAAAATAAAGCATTGAAATACGTGAGCGGAGAATCATTGGCTCGCGCAATTAGAACGGAGGTTAAAGATGATTGATAATCCTTTTGCAATTGTCTCACCTGAAGAGCTCACCGCCCAACAGGCTGACCAATTGTTTGTTGAGATGCATTCTGACTATCCAGAAATAACTCGTCAAGGAAATACTCTAGTAACTGGGGCGCGAGGATGTGGGAAAA
Above is a genomic segment from Clostridiales bacterium containing:
- a CDS encoding DUF2971 domain-containing protein — encoded protein: MKEKDYAAYLRIIDNTFTPSTVTQSEQRDLFSPLANWLETHTPSKLYKFRECNENNINAFRNEQIWFATGAKMNDDYDATLYSDNKGILSDLHSLFDESGNLIFLQALKDGSSLPPTLYEVFGGQYIENAKQMISLAGEDGIKQISSTIRLWAEEGFKEQFPFITQSVQNVVKISSFSERIGSPLMWGKYTNNSSGFALAYDFRNGKYNECGQCKKLGVTCFDPKTNLLLPIVYRDKRINATEYARYIMQLTFTQRILSNVPASKEFCEKVLSTVTCSDTFMQTKIVVSKFSDWDYEKEWRMTVSYNSPYYATDQTTNIWKKPCALYLGRKIKDTDELVLRNIAYKQHIPVYKMEIDETSDDYQLKPIRQRNTHKDLIIK
- a CDS encoding DNA cytosine methyltransferase, with amino-acid sequence MSVITNEKKIIGIDLFSGAGGLSLGAEMAGVEVLFAVENDPYAARTYKINHPKTKVICEDIRKIDKLPFYNSNGSLILFGGPPCQGFSTSNQKTRNKENAKNWLFQEFIRIANQLEPDWIVFENVKGIVETEKGYFIKELTGELEQLGYTCTSMVLCASDYGIPQIRSRFFLIGSKKGIKPKLPEPITTKVSVRDAIEDLPSLPNGASQDVLPYPLEAKSDYAIRLRNGGTSCSGNLVTKNSEIIIKRYNHIPQGGNWEDIPDELMKNYTDKSRCHTGIYRRLSAGDPSVTVGNYRKSMLVHPWENRGLSVREAARLQSFPDSYRFYGMLGHQQQQVGNAVPPMLAKIVFEMITTIQ
- a CDS encoding galactokinase, with protein sequence MTEYAYRVTAAGRINIIGEHIDYCGGKVMPAALSLKNTVYIRPNGTNKINLSWTTLPNKVTLDIDKLEIYKGLKYGNYQAGAALMWQRAGHKIIGCDMLQDCTVPFGSGLSSSAAIEVSTIAALATIAGEELDTVDIALKAQQAEIEYAGVNCGIMDQYASACGRKDGVMLLDCNTLNCNYLPLQLGDYSLVIINCNKPHNLVQSKYNERRQETEQALKILQSVLPITCLAELTEDQFNKYGHILSGKVYDRCKHIVEECARVNHAASAMQSGDISRLGQILNASHKSLKDLYEVTGKELDTLVSVAQRHDACIGSRMTGAGFGGCTVSIVKKDGVEYFKNAVTREYKEKIGYDCKIYDAEISDGITVTSI